In the genome of Salana multivorans, the window GACGATCCGCCGCACGGCGAAGAAGTTCTCGACGCGGGCGGGCGCTCGATGAGCGCCGTGACCTTCGAGGCGTGGCCGAAGACTCCGCGCCTCTACCGCGACGCGGTCGTGACCGAGAAGATCGACGGCACCAACTCCGCCGTCATCATCGACCTCGGTGACCCGTCCGAGGACCAGCAGGGCTACGTGGCCGGCGTGCATGTCAGCGACACCTTCTACAAGGTGGGCGCCCAGTCGCGCAACCGGATCATCACGCCCGGGAAGAGTACGGACAACTACGGGTTCGCGGGGTGGGTCGCCGAGAACGCCGAGGCGCTAGCCCTCACCCTTGGGCCCGGTCGGCACTTTGGCGAGTGGTGGGGTAAGGGCATCGCGCGCAACTACGGTCTCGACCACCGCCGGTTCTCGCTCTTCAACACCGCCCGCTACGAGTCGAAGCTCAACGAGCACAACCCTCTGCGGGGCGAGCTGTTCACGGTGCCCATCCTGGAGGTCGGCACGTTCGGTGACGGGCTCGTGAACGGCGCGCTGACGAGCCTGACCCTCTCTGGTTCGTCCGCCGCCCCCGGCTTCGACCGGCCCGAGGGCGTGGTCGTCTTTCATGCGGCGTCGCGCTCCACCTTCAAGGTGCTCCTGGAGAACGACGCCCAGCCCAAGGGGGAGGCGCCCGTTGGCTGACCCGACGATTCAGCGTCGCAACCGCGCCAACAAGCGGCGTGGGGCGACCTGGGAG includes:
- a CDS encoding RNA ligase family protein, with amino-acid sequence MSAVTFEAWPKTPRLYRDAVVTEKIDGTNSAVIIDLGDPSEDQQGYVAGVHVSDTFYKVGAQSRNRIITPGKSTDNYGFAGWVAENAEALALTLGPGRHFGEWWGKGIARNYGLDHRRFSLFNTARYESKLNEHNPLRGELFTVPILEVGTFGDGLVNGALTSLTLSGSSAAPGFDRPEGVVVFHAASRSTFKVLLENDAQPKGEAPVG